From a single Collibacillus ludicampi genomic region:
- a CDS encoding PTS mannitol transporter subunit IICBA — MKKVDRLGRFFSTMVFQNISGLIAIGLIRVVFGPTGWWPNNEFYPIVNLLLLYYIPIVFAYTGGKMVGGQRGGVIASFVTAAMTAADSTSYPMILPAMVLGPLVGYVIKKVDQWLESRIPVGFELLFYNVVAGITGVSFTILCYFYVAPLFIEGMQCIFLEAKRLVSSGFLPLVALIIEPAKILFLNNVINHGILEPLGIQQTKEFGNSIFFLLESNPGPGFGLLLAYYLHFKGKEKDEVKSSLAIHVLGGIHEVYFPYVLMKPITIIPLILGGMAGDMTFYLLKTGLVATPSPGSILVLLVMAPKGYHMAILAGFIISALVSFLASVLVISREKAESDNDHTSESKEKTMCVQTKTVVEVDKKKTKPVQKIIFACDAGMGSSAMGAALLRKKLRQANLHFIVDNASVDDIPLDADIVISHKHLTERARVSAPSAKHFSITSFVDHSFYQEFISQLQSQSFDEVSERLPLLNERMGLTSEHILLRMEAKDKWEAIEQVGSLLVRLGNVEKAYIEEMKQREHSLSTYLGNGVAVPHGIDANSSCIRKPGIAIAQYPKGIDFGDGNTAYILIAIAGRGPQQLSTLSQLAVMIESVEQVRQLIYAKNKEEIIQIIEENIEINEYEMAGGTGS, encoded by the coding sequence ATGAAGAAAGTGGATCGATTGGGCCGTTTCTTCAGTACAATGGTGTTTCAAAATATATCCGGGTTAATCGCTATAGGGCTGATTCGAGTTGTATTTGGCCCTACCGGATGGTGGCCGAATAACGAGTTTTATCCAATAGTGAACCTCTTGCTTCTATACTATATTCCGATCGTTTTTGCCTATACAGGGGGCAAGATGGTAGGGGGTCAACGCGGAGGGGTCATTGCCTCTTTTGTGACTGCAGCTATGACCGCGGCCGATTCTACTTCTTACCCCATGATTCTTCCAGCTATGGTCTTGGGGCCGTTGGTGGGGTATGTCATTAAGAAAGTGGATCAATGGTTGGAAAGTAGAATTCCCGTAGGATTCGAGCTATTATTCTATAACGTTGTCGCAGGTATTACGGGAGTGAGTTTTACGATCCTATGTTATTTCTATGTTGCCCCTCTGTTTATAGAAGGGATGCAATGTATATTTTTAGAGGCGAAGCGACTGGTTTCTTCAGGATTTCTTCCTCTAGTCGCTTTAATTATAGAACCAGCCAAGATTTTATTTTTAAATAACGTGATCAATCATGGTATTTTGGAACCTTTAGGTATTCAACAAACGAAGGAATTCGGAAATTCTATTTTTTTCTTACTGGAATCGAATCCAGGACCCGGATTTGGGCTTCTATTGGCTTATTATTTACATTTCAAGGGTAAAGAGAAGGATGAAGTTAAATCATCTCTTGCTATTCATGTTCTAGGTGGAATTCATGAGGTCTATTTCCCTTATGTTTTAATGAAACCTATAACGATTATCCCTTTGATTCTGGGGGGAATGGCCGGAGATATGACTTTTTATTTGCTGAAGACGGGACTGGTCGCTACCCCTTCGCCAGGGAGCATTCTGGTGCTTCTCGTGATGGCTCCTAAAGGATACCACATGGCTATCTTAGCAGGATTTATCATATCGGCTTTGGTAAGTTTCCTTGCTTCTGTACTTGTAATTTCTAGGGAAAAGGCTGAGTCGGATAACGATCATACTAGTGAAAGTAAGGAGAAAACCATGTGTGTACAAACAAAAACAGTTGTGGAAGTAGATAAGAAAAAAACTAAGCCCGTACAAAAAATTATTTTTGCCTGTGATGCGGGAATGGGTTCTAGTGCTATGGGAGCAGCATTGTTGCGAAAAAAGTTAAGGCAGGCTAACCTCCATTTTATAGTGGATAATGCTTCTGTTGATGATATTCCGTTGGATGCTGATATCGTGATTTCACACAAACACTTAACGGAAAGAGCCAGAGTCTCTGCACCTTCAGCTAAGCATTTTTCCATCACTTCTTTTGTCGATCATTCTTTTTACCAAGAGTTCATTTCCCAACTCCAATCCCAGAGCTTTGATGAAGTTAGTGAAAGGCTGCCTTTGTTGAATGAAAGGATGGGATTGACTTCGGAGCATATACTTCTTCGTATGGAAGCAAAAGATAAATGGGAGGCCATTGAGCAAGTGGGGAGTTTGCTTGTTCGGTTAGGGAATGTGGAAAAGGCATATATAGAGGAAATGAAACAGCGCGAACATTCTCTTTCAACGTACTTGGGAAATGGGGTAGCTGTTCCCCACGGGATCGATGCAAACAGTTCTTGCATTCGGAAACCCGGCATAGCTATTGCCCAATATCCAAAGGGGATCGATTTTGGAGATGGGAATACAGCCTACATTCTCATTGCTATAGCTGGTCGAGGACCTCAACAATTATCTACACTCTCTCAATTGGCTGTGATGATTGAATCTGTTGAACAGGTACGTCAGCTCATTTATGCCAAAAATAAAGAGGAGATCATTCAGATTATTGAAGAGAATATCGAGATCAATGAATATGAGATGGCGGGAGGGACAGGCTCGTGA
- a CDS encoding TVP38/TMEM64 family protein: MRKILAILVFLAVVFIGYTWKDLFLTWIRSGGSIAILVSILFVAILVFFPVMPFIAVTGIIGAVFGTWIGTFISLIGALLGALLMFTMARYGFRDWAQRYVRKYPKAKEFETYFENNAFLSIMFVRIIPIVPSPVVNILCGISLVPWYTFFLASLLGKIPSILVFTFAGSSFVNNRTTSLLIYAVYFLLIGVLTAIYMRKRQLGQEKE, from the coding sequence ATGAGAAAAATACTCGCTATCCTTGTTTTTTTGGCGGTTGTTTTCATTGGGTATACATGGAAAGATCTCTTTCTCACGTGGATTCGATCCGGCGGAAGCATCGCCATTCTGGTAAGTATCCTGTTCGTAGCGATTCTCGTCTTCTTTCCCGTTATGCCGTTTATCGCGGTTACAGGGATCATCGGTGCTGTCTTCGGCACTTGGATCGGTACCTTCATCTCTCTGATCGGAGCGCTTCTCGGTGCGCTGCTTATGTTTACAATGGCTCGCTACGGGTTTCGTGATTGGGCGCAACGGTATGTACGAAAGTATCCCAAAGCAAAGGAATTTGAAACCTATTTTGAGAACAATGCATTCCTCAGCATCATGTTTGTCCGCATCATACCGATCGTTCCGTCACCTGTGGTAAACATCCTTTGCGGCATTAGTCTAGTGCCGTGGTATACATTTTTCCTCGCTTCCCTGCTCGGCAAAATCCCGTCGATTCTCGTTTTTACCTTTGCGGGAAGCAGCTTTGTTAACAACAGAACGACTTCATTACTGATTTACGCGGTTTATTTCCTTCTGATTGGGGTTCTAACGGCGATCTATATGAGAAAGCGGCAGTTGGGCCAAGAAAAAGAATGA
- a CDS encoding galactitol-1-phosphate 5-dehydrogenase, producing the protein MKAAVLYAKDDLRVEDIPLPEINDHEVLVKVKATGICGSDLPRVLGDGAHYYPIVLGHEFSGIVDKIGKKVTKVQVGDKVAGAPLVPCHECWDCQKGNYAQCKNYTFIGSRINGSWAEYVKLPEVNAIKVDESVSFEEAAFFEPSAVALHALHHIQFQGGEDVAILGGGNIGLLILQWVKILGAKTVTVFDIDDEKLELAKKLGADHVINTLHEGFKEECFVITKGKGFGVVLETAGSNITMNLSFDLAANKAKVCFVGTPTRDITFDFKRFEQMNRKEFILTGSWMSYSAPYPGREWELTAYFLEKKKLNFKDMIYKVFPLDRIGDAFDLYRAPGFVKGKIILLNE; encoded by the coding sequence ATGAAGGCGGCAGTCTTATATGCGAAAGACGACTTGAGAGTGGAAGATATACCACTGCCGGAGATTAATGACCATGAAGTCTTGGTCAAGGTAAAGGCCACCGGTATCTGTGGGTCCGACTTGCCTAGAGTACTGGGGGATGGGGCCCACTATTATCCGATTGTTCTCGGCCATGAATTTTCGGGGATAGTGGATAAAATAGGAAAAAAGGTGACAAAGGTACAGGTGGGAGATAAGGTGGCTGGAGCGCCGCTCGTGCCCTGTCACGAATGTTGGGATTGTCAGAAAGGAAATTACGCGCAATGTAAGAATTATACTTTTATCGGGTCCAGAATCAATGGCAGCTGGGCAGAATATGTGAAATTACCAGAAGTGAATGCTATTAAAGTGGATGAGAGTGTGAGCTTCGAAGAGGCCGCATTCTTTGAACCTTCGGCTGTAGCCCTTCACGCTCTTCATCATATCCAATTCCAAGGTGGAGAAGATGTGGCCATTTTGGGGGGAGGGAATATTGGACTCCTCATTTTACAATGGGTAAAGATATTAGGAGCGAAAACTGTCACTGTGTTTGATATTGATGATGAAAAATTGGAACTGGCTAAAAAACTTGGAGCCGATCATGTCATCAATACATTACATGAAGGATTTAAAGAGGAATGTTTCGTTATAACTAAAGGAAAGGGCTTTGGAGTCGTGCTGGAAACGGCGGGGTCGAACATAACGATGAATCTGAGCTTTGACCTGGCTGCTAATAAGGCAAAGGTATGCTTTGTTGGCACTCCTACAAGAGATATTACATTCGATTTTAAACGCTTTGAGCAGATGAATCGTAAAGAATTCATCCTAACAGGTTCCTGGATGTCATACAGTGCACCATATCCAGGAAGAGAATGGGAACTTACCGCATATTTTCTGGAAAAGAAAAAATTGAATTTTAAAGATATGATATATAAAGTTTTTCCACTAGACAGAATAGGGGATGCTTTTGATTTATATCGAGCACCTGGATTCGTAAAAGGAAAAATTATTTTATTAAATGAATAA
- a CDS encoding PfkB family carbohydrate kinase, with protein sequence MKRIISLGEALIDFVSIQSGCGLEESPGFEKTPGGAPANVAAAVAKLGGEAGFIGKTGDDPFGYFLRDTLQSVGVDTSQLVHTVAAKTALAFVSLRENGERDFMFYRDPSADMLLEPNDIHEEYIRDSFIFHFGSISLITEPVRSATLKALHVAKKGDVVISFDPNWRPSLWGSPEQARKEIEHVLPFVDILKINEEEMVVFTGTTEVMKAAEYYHTRGIPMIIITLGKEGCYYSYLQDETKVSGFCKGLQVEVIDTTGAGDAFVGGLLNRLTELSNENFHEISIGKMRCLKSHLQEAVTFAVATSALAVTKKGAISALPDREQVESLLRKNGGEII encoded by the coding sequence ATGAAAAGGATTATCTCGTTAGGAGAGGCCCTTATCGATTTTGTATCGATTCAGTCTGGATGTGGATTAGAGGAATCTCCAGGATTCGAAAAAACTCCTGGTGGGGCTCCAGCGAATGTTGCTGCTGCAGTCGCGAAACTCGGTGGGGAAGCTGGATTTATAGGGAAGACAGGTGATGATCCCTTCGGTTATTTTTTAAGGGATACCCTTCAAAGCGTGGGGGTCGATACATCACAACTTGTTCATACAGTAGCAGCGAAAACAGCTTTGGCTTTTGTGTCTTTGCGAGAAAATGGAGAGAGAGATTTTATGTTTTACCGGGATCCAAGCGCGGATATGCTTCTTGAACCCAATGACATTCATGAAGAGTATATCAGAGATTCATTTATTTTCCATTTTGGCTCTATATCCCTCATTACAGAACCTGTTCGATCGGCGACTTTAAAAGCTTTACATGTAGCGAAGAAGGGGGATGTTGTTATTTCATTTGATCCGAACTGGCGCCCGAGTTTGTGGGGCTCTCCAGAACAGGCACGAAAAGAAATCGAACATGTTTTGCCTTTTGTGGATATCTTAAAAATCAATGAAGAAGAAATGGTTGTTTTTACCGGTACAACCGAAGTCATGAAGGCTGCTGAATATTACCATACTAGGGGAATTCCGATGATCATCATTACCTTGGGAAAGGAAGGATGTTATTACTCTTATCTTCAGGATGAAACGAAGGTATCAGGCTTTTGTAAGGGGCTTCAAGTTGAAGTTATTGATACGACCGGTGCTGGAGATGCGTTTGTAGGTGGGTTATTAAACCGGTTAACGGAATTATCCAACGAGAATTTTCATGAGATTTCTATTGGGAAAATGCGATGTTTAAAAAGCCATCTACAGGAAGCTGTTACCTTTGCTGTGGCGACAAGCGCACTTGCGGTCACAAAAAAAGGAGCGATTTCTGCTTTGCCTGATCGTGAACAGGTAGAAAGTTTATTGCGCAAAAATGGAGGGGAAATAATTTAA
- a CDS encoding HPr family phosphocarrier protein, whose protein sequence is MICGEIQIKGKFGLHLRPATLFASIAKQFCSEITLEYNGKIVEGKSAIGLLQLGAQEGSRILVRIDGEDEQEAMKVILAFVTNGFD, encoded by the coding sequence GTGATTTGTGGAGAGATTCAAATTAAAGGAAAATTCGGCCTTCACCTACGCCCGGCTACCTTGTTTGCTTCCATCGCGAAGCAATTCTGTTCTGAGATCACTCTTGAATATAATGGTAAAATTGTAGAAGGAAAAAGTGCGATTGGCCTTCTTCAACTAGGAGCTCAAGAAGGAAGCAGGATATTAGTGCGAATAGACGGTGAAGATGAACAAGAAGCAATGAAAGTGATTTTAGCGTTTGTTACCAATGGATTTGATTGA
- the xylB gene encoding xylulokinase has product MDTLLGIDLGSSSIKLILVDRHGKVVDATAKEYVIHSRSMGWAEQNPEDWLAALKEGIEELRSHHPEWISHLKGIGITGQMHGLVPVGQDGKPVSYAMIWADRRCEEEVQELENRIPLETWVEITGSRPHVSFTLPKILWMRRNQPDLFAKTSYYLLPKDYIRYVLTGIFATDVTDASATLMFDIKKRQWSQTILQSFDLDVQKLPKTYPSISQVGRLTVSAAEWLGLNPGIPVICGAGDAEAQAIGNGVVNPGTWLCTIGTGGQIFTPVTTEVTDRQGRIHTFCHGVEGVWHLMGATLSAGMSLQWIARHILNLEGQDAYGELMKLVQSVSPGSKGLIYLPYLFGERTPYMDNKAKGAFIGLGFHHTRKEMVRAVLEGVLFSLRQSIDVIQEIGISPPASMILTGGAAESSIWRQMAADIFGIPVSRCTSRSGSAYGAVILAAVGLGWFPDVQSAADSWIHITDTTYPDRAVHQRYQSFYSIFRESYRDLRNTFLKIDALMND; this is encoded by the coding sequence ATGGATACTCTGTTAGGAATTGATCTTGGGTCTTCTTCAATCAAATTGATTTTGGTAGACCGACATGGAAAAGTGGTAGACGCCACTGCAAAAGAATATGTCATTCATTCACGCAGTATGGGTTGGGCAGAACAGAATCCAGAAGATTGGTTGGCGGCATTAAAAGAAGGTATAGAAGAATTGCGATCCCATCACCCGGAATGGATCAGTCATTTGAAAGGAATAGGAATAACCGGGCAAATGCACGGACTTGTTCCTGTCGGTCAAGATGGAAAACCGGTCTCTTACGCTATGATCTGGGCTGATCGACGCTGTGAAGAGGAGGTTCAGGAACTTGAAAATCGCATCCCTTTAGAAACTTGGGTGGAAATCACCGGTAGCCGTCCTCATGTCAGTTTCACACTTCCCAAAATATTATGGATGCGACGCAACCAACCCGATCTTTTCGCCAAAACATCCTATTATTTACTTCCCAAGGATTACATAAGATACGTTCTAACAGGGATCTTTGCCACGGATGTGACAGATGCTTCAGCCACGTTAATGTTTGATATCAAAAAAAGACAATGGTCTCAAACCATTTTACAATCGTTTGATCTTGATGTTCAAAAATTACCGAAGACATATCCATCGATAAGCCAAGTGGGTCGTTTAACAGTCAGTGCAGCTGAATGGTTAGGGCTTAATCCCGGAATTCCCGTGATATGTGGGGCAGGAGATGCTGAAGCCCAGGCCATCGGAAACGGAGTGGTCAATCCGGGAACATGGTTATGCACCATTGGTACGGGTGGACAAATATTCACCCCAGTTACAACAGAAGTTACAGATAGGCAAGGACGAATCCATACTTTCTGCCATGGAGTGGAGGGAGTGTGGCATTTGATGGGGGCTACGCTGTCAGCCGGAATGTCTCTGCAGTGGATAGCCCGCCATATTCTGAATCTGGAAGGACAGGATGCATATGGAGAATTGATGAAACTTGTCCAATCGGTGAGCCCAGGTTCAAAGGGATTGATTTATTTGCCTTATTTATTTGGGGAACGTACTCCTTATATGGATAACAAGGCAAAAGGAGCGTTTATTGGACTCGGATTCCACCATACCCGCAAGGAAATGGTCAGGGCTGTCCTTGAAGGTGTTCTATTTTCCTTGCGTCAATCCATAGATGTCATCCAGGAAATCGGAATATCGCCGCCTGCTTCGATGATCCTGACAGGTGGGGCGGCGGAAAGTTCAATTTGGAGACAGATGGCGGCAGATATCTTTGGCATCCCAGTGTCCCGTTGTACAAGTCGTAGTGGCTCTGCATATGGTGCAGTCATATTGGCCGCCGTTGGTCTGGGGTGGTTTCCTGATGTGCAATCGGCTGCAGATTCCTGGATCCATATCACGGATACCACATATCCTGACAGAGCTGTTCATCAGAGGTATCAATCCTTTTATTCGATTTTTAGAGAGTCATATAGAGACCTAAGAAATACGTTTTTAAAGATCGATGCTCTAATGAATGACTGA
- a CDS encoding mismatch-specific DNA-glycosylase encodes MGPIPDHIREDLDVLFVGFNPSIRSGETGHHYANPNNRFWTILYEAGLTPRKYRPEEDGQLLALGYGFTNIVARPTRTAAEISREEYRQGRIILREKIARFRPLVVCFVGKGVYEQYSGRRNIPWGIQAESIVPGVIEFVAPSSSGLVRMKLTEIVEIFRELKELVQRERSQKIKHSLAIKSQKG; translated from the coding sequence ATGGGACCTATACCTGATCATATCCGTGAAGATCTGGACGTCTTGTTCGTAGGATTTAATCCGAGCATTCGCTCTGGAGAGACCGGACATCACTATGCAAATCCGAACAACCGTTTTTGGACGATTCTTTATGAAGCGGGCTTGACTCCCAGAAAATATCGACCGGAAGAGGACGGACAGTTACTCGCTCTTGGTTACGGATTCACAAATATCGTAGCGAGACCGACCCGTACGGCTGCTGAAATTTCCCGGGAAGAGTATAGGCAAGGTCGAATCATTCTGCGGGAGAAAATTGCCCGCTTCCGACCTCTTGTCGTCTGCTTCGTCGGTAAAGGGGTTTATGAACAATACAGCGGACGGCGAAATATTCCTTGGGGAATTCAAGCGGAATCGATCGTTCCCGGAGTGATCGAATTCGTGGCTCCTTCATCGAGCGGGCTCGTTCGAATGAAGCTCACTGAAATCGTTGAGATTTTTCGTGAGTTAAAAGAACTGGTTCAGCGAGAGCGGTCTCAAAAAATTAAGCATTCTCTTGCGATTAAATCGCAAAAAGGTTGA
- a CDS encoding BglG family transcription antiterminator, with product MLVQGSTPLNSRQQQILLLLLQSSCFTTLKSISDELQISIRTVQRELSGLKEILNEYGLRLNKKSGVGLSIEGDEEAKQSLFQQLSISKSIKIFSPEERQYFLMQLLLTLKEPTKLYYFSRKFNVTESTISNDLMKIEPWFEKHHIKLIRKPGLGVYIEGSEKNIRAAIIDLLYQHLSHEQLMDILSTYTYSLKDKMKLDITIRNRLLHFIDPETIEKIEKIVQRTEQWGYRMTDSAYVGLVVHIALAVQRLKHGEHITIDYDLLEKLKGTQEYKWADQIGQELSTILEIKIPESEVGYITMHLLGAKARRAHSIPVLSYIEEYVYQMVRIVEKEMKLNLENDLTLMENLVTHLESAIHRIQLHMDIRNPLLSHIKEKYPKIFAAACKAAAFLEQQLQCSIPEEEVGYLAMHFGAAVVRRGDMDRNRYHVLLVCTSGIGTSRLLAAQIEKELPHVQVVGTVSLLNLEDGVKNQRPFDLIISTVPFHYKNYQVVVVNPFLQPRDIELIEEHLRNLNREKREEMIKNLEIEDTVMKINRYREAMVDLLENIYFVPHVEAFSKEMVIQNAVEYVKNQFTGIQGDLLKEDLLKREKMGAWVLEEDQLAMLHCRSDAIEKSCIILLQLKEKINWGSMEEPIDIDTVLVLLASRNAPKEHIEIMSEISAALIEEEFVSVLKSHHFERIKKQIKLILSKGFLEKTKALIRGCV from the coding sequence ATGTTAGTGCAGGGGAGTACACCATTGAATTCTAGACAACAGCAAATTCTACTGCTCCTCCTGCAATCCTCTTGTTTCACTACATTAAAATCTATATCCGATGAGCTTCAGATCAGTATTCGAACTGTTCAAAGAGAGCTGTCTGGACTGAAGGAGATACTGAATGAATACGGTCTTCGATTGAATAAGAAAAGTGGGGTCGGCTTATCAATCGAAGGTGACGAAGAGGCGAAGCAGAGCTTGTTTCAGCAGTTATCCATCAGTAAATCCATTAAGATATTTTCACCGGAAGAGCGTCAGTATTTTTTGATGCAGCTACTGCTAACTCTGAAGGAACCGACTAAGCTGTATTATTTTAGCCGTAAATTTAACGTTACAGAATCCACGATCAGTAATGACCTGATGAAGATAGAGCCTTGGTTTGAGAAGCATCATATCAAGTTAATTCGTAAACCCGGATTAGGTGTGTATATTGAGGGCAGTGAAAAGAACATTCGTGCAGCGATTATCGATTTGTTATATCAGCATCTTTCGCACGAGCAATTAATGGACATTCTTTCCACCTACACGTATTCGTTGAAAGATAAGATGAAATTAGACATCACGATTAGAAACCGCCTTTTACATTTTATCGATCCCGAGACAATTGAGAAAATCGAAAAAATTGTTCAGCGTACAGAACAATGGGGTTATAGAATGACGGACAGCGCCTATGTGGGTTTGGTAGTTCATATCGCCTTAGCTGTCCAGCGCTTAAAACATGGAGAGCATATTACGATTGATTACGATTTACTCGAAAAGTTGAAGGGTACCCAAGAATATAAGTGGGCTGATCAAATAGGACAAGAACTGAGTACGATATTAGAAATAAAGATTCCCGAGAGTGAAGTTGGCTATATTACCATGCATCTTCTAGGCGCAAAGGCCAGAAGGGCGCATTCTATTCCCGTGCTCTCTTACATTGAAGAATACGTGTATCAAATGGTACGAATTGTAGAAAAAGAAATGAAGTTGAATTTAGAAAATGATCTAACCCTCATGGAGAATTTGGTTACACATTTAGAATCAGCGATCCATCGAATCCAGCTTCATATGGATATTCGAAATCCCCTTTTAAGCCATATCAAAGAAAAATATCCAAAAATATTTGCAGCAGCTTGTAAAGCAGCCGCTTTTTTGGAACAACAGCTACAGTGTTCGATCCCGGAAGAAGAAGTAGGGTATTTGGCCATGCACTTCGGTGCTGCCGTGGTTAGAAGAGGGGATATGGATCGTAATCGATATCATGTATTGCTCGTATGTACAAGCGGTATAGGCACATCACGATTATTAGCCGCCCAAATTGAGAAAGAACTTCCCCATGTCCAGGTAGTCGGTACGGTTTCTCTGTTAAATCTTGAGGATGGGGTGAAAAATCAGCGCCCATTTGATTTGATCATCTCTACTGTACCTTTCCATTACAAAAACTATCAAGTCGTCGTGGTAAACCCGTTTTTACAGCCTCGGGATATTGAATTGATTGAAGAGCACTTAAGAAATTTGAATAGGGAGAAAAGGGAGGAAATGATAAAGAATCTCGAAATTGAAGATACAGTCATGAAGATCAATCGTTACAGGGAAGCGATGGTTGACCTGCTCGAAAATATTTACTTTGTACCTCATGTTGAAGCCTTTTCGAAAGAAATGGTTATCCAAAACGCCGTGGAGTATGTGAAAAATCAATTTACCGGAATCCAAGGAGATTTATTAAAAGAGGATTTGTTGAAAAGAGAAAAAATGGGTGCATGGGTTTTAGAAGAGGATCAGTTAGCAATGCTTCATTGCCGCAGTGATGCGATCGAAAAGTCGTGTATTATCTTATTGCAGTTAAAAGAGAAAATAAATTGGGGGAGTATGGAAGAGCCTATTGACATTGATACGGTTTTGGTCTTATTGGCCTCACGCAATGCTCCAAAGGAACATATTGAAATCATGAGTGAAATAAGTGCTGCTTTAATTGAGGAAGAGTTTGTTTCCGTTTTGAAAAGCCATCATTTTGAGAGGATCAAAAAGCAAATAAAACTGATCCTCAGCAAAGGCTTTCTAGAGAAAACGAAAGCTTTAATACGGGGATGTGTATGA
- the xylB gene encoding xylulokinase — translation MVNEYLLGIDIGTSGCKVAAFTKEGRVVFQRTEHYETLYPALDYVEQNPESWWKAVCRATRQMFVETNIRPDEIKGIGVDGQSGAAIPVDRNGNVLRNAIIWLDRRSAKQCDELNRTIGEDRIFSVSGNPLAPTYTTGKILWIKEYEPDLYKETYKFLQCNSFIVYKLTGKFTHDFSQGNSIHAFDIERRKWDDHLCEEIGIDPRLLPDLYECSEVVGVVTSRASEESGLAKGIPVVAGGLDAACGTLGAGAIHQGQTQEQGGQAGGMSIVLDQAVKNEKLILSCHVVKGKWILQGGTVGGGSLNWFKREFADKYGNIKDQDFFRTMNEEAERIPAGSEGLIFLPYMAGERSPIWDVYAKGVFLGLSFEKTRAHMVRAIMEGCAYALHHNLQTAEMKGVTVRELHSMGGAANSLVWTQIKADVTGKVIKIPSSDTATTLGAAILAGVGIGMYRDFEEAVNQTLHIQRVHEPNRTLYEEYQRNYEIYLETYRRLKDIFPKLGYKERNA, via the coding sequence ATGGTTAACGAATATTTGCTCGGGATTGATATAGGAACTTCCGGATGTAAGGTGGCTGCCTTTACCAAAGAGGGGAGGGTCGTTTTTCAGCGGACAGAGCATTATGAAACGTTATATCCCGCGTTAGACTATGTCGAGCAGAACCCTGAGTCTTGGTGGAAGGCGGTTTGTCGGGCCACAAGGCAAATGTTTGTGGAAACGAATATTCGACCGGATGAAATTAAAGGAATCGGAGTGGATGGCCAAAGTGGTGCCGCCATTCCGGTTGATAGAAACGGCAATGTATTGCGAAATGCGATTATATGGCTGGATCGAAGATCGGCCAAACAATGTGATGAGTTGAATCGTACCATAGGTGAAGATCGAATCTTTTCTGTTTCCGGTAATCCTTTGGCTCCTACCTATACAACAGGCAAGATATTATGGATAAAAGAATATGAACCAGATCTTTATAAAGAAACCTATAAGTTTTTACAGTGTAACAGCTTTATTGTGTATAAGCTAACTGGAAAATTCACTCATGACTTTTCCCAGGGAAACAGTATCCATGCTTTCGACATTGAACGCAGAAAATGGGATGATCACCTCTGTGAAGAAATAGGGATAGACCCCCGCTTGCTCCCCGATCTTTACGAGTGCAGCGAAGTGGTTGGAGTAGTGACAAGCCGCGCTTCAGAAGAGAGTGGATTAGCTAAAGGGATTCCCGTTGTTGCAGGCGGATTAGACGCCGCTTGCGGAACATTGGGAGCGGGAGCCATTCATCAAGGTCAAACGCAGGAGCAAGGCGGCCAAGCCGGCGGCATGAGTATTGTTTTAGACCAAGCGGTTAAAAATGAAAAATTGATTCTTAGCTGTCATGTCGTCAAAGGGAAATGGATTTTGCAAGGCGGTACGGTCGGAGGCGGCAGTTTGAATTGGTTTAAAAGAGAGTTTGCCGATAAATATGGGAACATCAAGGATCAAGATTTCTTCAGGACTATGAATGAAGAAGCAGAACGTATACCAGCCGGCAGTGAAGGGCTTATCTTTTTACCTTATATGGCAGGGGAAAGATCTCCTATCTGGGATGTCTATGCCAAGGGGGTATTTCTGGGACTCTCTTTCGAGAAAACGCGGGCACATATGGTTCGGGCTATCATGGAAGGCTGTGCTTATGCCCTCCATCATAATCTGCAAACGGCTGAGATGAAAGGAGTCACCGTTCGTGAACTTCACAGTATGGGTGGAGCTGCCAATAGCTTGGTATGGACACAGATAAAGGCCGATGTCACTGGAAAAGTCATTAAGATTCCCTCTTCCGATACCGCAACGACCTTAGGAGCGGCTATCCTTGCAGGGGTCGGGATCGGTATGTATCGAGACTTTGAGGAAGCCGTCAATCAAACCCTTCACATTCAGCGAGTCCATGAACCCAATAGAACTCTATATGAAGAATACCAAAGAAACTATGAAATTTACCTTGAAACGTACCGCAGGCTAAAAGATATATTTCCAAAACTGGGATATAAGGAGAGGAACGCATGA